The following DNA comes from Burkholderia sp. HI2500.
ATCCTTCATCGGCGTGAGCGGGTGATTCTCCATCCCCGATTCGTTCAGCAGCACGTCGCCGACGAACAGGTGGCCGCGATAGATCGTGCGGCCGTTCTCGGGGAACGCCGGGCAGGCGATCGTGAAGCCGCCGCCGGCCGCATCGAGCAGCGCATCGGCGACGGGGCCGATGTTGCCCGCGTCGGTCGAATCGAATGTCGAGCAGTACTTGAAGAAGAACTGCCGGCAGCCTTGCGCGCGCAGCCATTCGTACGCGGCGAGCGATTGCGCGACGGCGTCGGCGGCGGGGATCGTGCGTGACTTCAGCGCGACGACGATCGCGTCGGCGTCGAGCGGGGTGTCTGCGGCGCCGTCGGCGGGCACGCCGATCGTCTGCACGGTGCGCATGCCGCTCTTCACGAGCATGTTCGCGAGATCGGTCGCGCCGGTGAAATCGTCGGCGATGCAGCCGAGCAGGGGACGGGAAGCGGAAGCGGTCATGGCAGAAGCGTCGGTCGAATCAGCGGGCGGGCGGCAGCGTGATGCCGGGGAAAGTCTTGATCACGGCGGAATCGTCCTCGCCGCCGTGGCCGGCGCTCGACGCGCTCATGAACATCTGGTGCGCGGTGGCCGACAGCGGCAGCGGGAACTTGCTGCGGCGGGCCGTATCGAGCACGAGGCCGAGATCCTTCACGAAGATGTCGACGGCCGACAGCGGTGTGTAGTCGCCGTTCAGGATGTGCGGCACGCGGTTCTCGAACATCCACGAGTTGCCGGCGCTGTGCGTGATCACGTCGTACAGCGCGTCGGCATCGACGCCTTCGCGCAGGCCGAGCGCCATCGCCTCGGCCGCCGCCGCGATGTGCACGCCGGCCAGCAACTGGTTGATGATCTTCACTTTCGAGCCGATGCCGTGCGCGTCGCCGAGGCGATAGACCTTGCCGGCGATCGCCGCGAGCACGTCCTCGCAGCCCGCATAGGCGGCGGCCGGGCCCGACGTCATCATCGTCATCTCGCCGGAGGCCGCGCGCGCGGCGCCGCCGGATACCGGCGCATCGAGCATCTGCAGGCCGGCCGCCTCGATCCGCGCGCCGAGCGAGACCGCGAATTCGGGCGCGACGGTCGCGCTGGCGATCACGACGCCGCCCGGCTTCATCGCCGCGACCGCGCCGTGCTCGCCGAACAGCACCGTTTCGGTCTGCGCGGCATTGACGACGAGCGTGACGACGACGTCGCACTGCGCGCCGAGTTCGGCCGGCGTCGCGCAGGCGATGCCGCCTTCGGCGGCGAACGCCTGCAGCACCGTGTCGCGCACGTCGCATGCGTGCACGCGCAGGCCGGCGCGCAGCAGCGAGCGGGCGACGCCGAGGCCCATCGCGCCCAGGCCGATGACTCCAACATTTCGTGACATGGTCAACCTTGATCGATTCGGGAGAGGGGCGGCGCGGCGGCCGCCGGGTTCAGCAGATACCGGCTTCCGCGAGGCGGCGGGCGGCGTTGTACATGTGCGTGCGTGCCGCGTTGCGGGCGGCCATCGGGTCGCGCGCGCGGATCGCGTCGGCGATCGCCGCGTGTTCCTCGCGCACCTGGCGCGAGAAGTCCTCGCGCGTCGCTTCGTTGCGCCGCGTGACCTTCACGCCGGCTTCGAGGTACTGGTTCAGGAACTGCAGCGTCTTCAGGAAATACGGGTTGCCGGTGACGGCCGCGATCGTGCGGTGGAACGCGACGTCTTCCGCGACGCCGTCGCGCCCTTCGGCGACCGCATCGTCGATCTTGCGCAGCGCGTCGTCGATGTCGGCCATGTCTTCGTCGGTGTGGTTCAGCGCGGCTTCGGCCGCGACCTCGGCCTCGATCGCGCGGCGCACCGCGAGCAGGTGCGGCAGCGACGTGGCTTCGACGGCCTCCGCGTAGTCGATCCGCAGCGGCCGGATCGCGCCGTGCTGGTTCACGTACACGCCGCTGCCCTGGCGCGGCTCGACCACGCCTTCGTTCTTCAGCCGCGAGATCGCCTCGCGAATCACCGTGCGGCTCACGCCGAATTCCTGCGCGAGCACGGCCTCCGTGGGCAGCTTGCCGGTGGCGGAGAAACTGCCGACTTCGATCTGCTTGAGCAGTTGCTGCGCGACATGGTCGCTCATCGCACGGGCGGGAATTTTCTCGAACATGGTGCTCTGGCTTGTAAGGTTATGTGGTCATCATACAAATTTGAATGAATGGCAGCATCCGGGATAACCCTCGGTTAACGGGGCGCAACGTCGGTTAAATGGACTGGAACCGGTTCCAATTGAGTCGAAACCGCTGCGTTCGAGTGTCGTGTCGCAATCGGTTGGTAAAGGAGCGGGGGCCCGTCGCCGTCAGTCGGCGATGTCCTCGATGGGATCCGCCGCGATTACCGCGCCGGCTTCCACCACTTCCCCGCCACGCTCCCGATACGTCGCCGGCGGCACGCCGAACTGCTTGCGAAATTCGCGCCCGAGGTGCGATGCATCCGCGAATCCGCAGCTCGACGCGATATCGGCCACCGTGCGGTCCGAGCTCGTCAGCAGCCACGCGGCCGTGCGCAGCCGCACCTGCTTCGCGAACGCCTGCGGGCTCTTGCCCGTCTCCGCCTTGAACAGCCGCTCGAGCTGCCGGGTCGACAAATCGAGCTTGCTCGCGAGTTCGTCGAGCGACAGCGCCCGCCCGACATGCTGTTCCATCAGGAGAATCGCGCGCTTGACCTTCGGGTGCGTGGCCGGTTCGAGGCCCGGCGGATGCGGCTGCGGCGCGTTGCCTTTCTGCATCTCGCCGACCAGCAGGATGCGCAGCGCCTTCTGCACGGTCGCGTGATCGAAGTGGCGCAGCAGGATCGCGGCGGCGACGTCGATCGACGCGCGGCCGCCCGAGCAGGTGATGCGGCGCCGGTCGATCACGAACAGCCGGTCGGCGATCAGCAGGTCGGGATCGGCAGCCGGAAAGCGCTCGATGAAATCCCAATAGTGGAACCAGCTCACGCAGGTGCGGTAGCCGTCGAGCACGCCGGCGCGCATCAGCGTGAACACGCCGGTGCAGATGCCGACGACCGTCGCGCCGCCCGCCGCCGCGCGGCGGATGAAGTCGAGTGTCTCGGGGCCCGCCTGGGGCCCCGAATGCAGCAGCCCGCCGACCACCACCACATAGTCGAACGGCTCGGCCGCGTCGAACGTTTCCCACGGCGTGATCTGGATCCCGCAGCTCGCGCGCACCGGCGCGAGGGTCTCGCCGATCACGCTCCACGCGCAGCGCACGGGCTTGCTGTAGTCGCCGTCGTCCGCCGACAGCCGCAGCATGTCGACGAAGCCGGAGAAGGCCGTCAGCGTGAAGTTCGGCAGCAGCACGATGCCGAAGCGGATACGCCGCGGCGTGGGTTCTGCGAGGGGGGAAGCGGGTACGTCGGTTGTCATCGCGGCCAGTCTCTTCACGCCGGGCGGGCGGTCTCACTCAGTCTGTTGATACGGGTCATGCGGGTACGGCGGCCGGGCGGGGCGGATGTAGCCAGCGTCGCTGATCGGTTCCGGCACGACTTGTGGTTTTCCGTCGCGAACCATCGCCAAAACGCACTTTCGGGCCTGCCGGCAGGGCGCTTGGCGGCGGTATCCCACGCCGATGCCGTTTTTGTTCTATCGGCCGATTTTACGCTTTGATGTACTGGCGCCAACGTCATTTCACGTGTGTGCCACCCAGAGGAAGCCAATGAACGTCAGCGTCTTCGACCTGTTCAAGATCGGCATCGGCCCGTCCAGTTCGCATACGGTCGGCCCGATGATCGCCGCGTGCCGCTTCGCGTCGCACGTGGAGGACGCGAACCTGCTCGGTTTCGTGCGCCGCGTGCGGGTCGAACTATACGGCTCGCTCGGCGCGACCGGCAAGGGCCACGGCACCGACAAGGCCGTGCTGCTCGGTCTCGAGGGCCACCTGCCCGACACGATCGATCCGGACCTGATCGAGCCGCGGCTCGCCGCGATCCGCGCGGAGAAATCGCTGTCGCTGCTCGGCAAGCAGACCGTCCGCTTCGAGGAGAAGGAGCACATCGGCTTCTATCGCAAGCTGATGAGCGGCACGAGCATCGTGCACCCGAACGGGATGCGCTTCCAGGCCTTCGACGAGCACGGCCAGCTGCTCGTCGAGAAAGAGTATTACTCGGTCGGCGGCGGCTTCGTCGTGAACCGCGACGGCGATCGCGTGAACGGCGTGCGCGCGGCGGTCGAGGTGCCGTATCCGTTCCGCACCGGCGACGACCTGATGCGCCAGTGCCGCGAGCACGGGCTGTCGATCGCCGAGCTGATGATGCGCAACGAATGCGCGCTGCGTCCCGCCGACGAAGTGCGCGCCGGGCTGCTCGCGATCTGGCGCACGATGGCCGCCTGCGTCGAGCGCGGCTGCAAGGTCGAGGGCGACCTGCCCGGCCCGATGCGCGTGAAGCGCCGCGCGGCCGAGCTGAACAATCGCCTGCGCGCGCGTTCGGAAGAGTCGCTGCGCGACCCGCTGTCGATGCTCGACTGGGTCAACCTGTATGCGATGGCCGTCAACGAGGAGAACGCGGCGGGCGGCCGGGTCGTCACCGCGCCGACCAACGGCGCGGCCGGCGTGATTCCCGCGGTGCTGCACTACTACGTGAAGTTCGTGCCGGGCTCGAACGAAGCCGGCATCGTCGAATTCCTGATGACGGCCGCGGCGATCGGGATCATCTACAAGGAAACCGCGTCGATCTCCGGCGCGGAAGTCGGTTGCCAGGGCGAAGTGGGCGTCGCGTGCTCGATGGCCGCGGCCGCGCTCGCCGCGGTGATGGGCGGCACGCCCGACCAGGTCGAGAACGCCGCCGAGATCGGCATGGAGCACAACCTCGGGATGACCTGCGACCCGGTCGGCGGGCTCGTGCAGATCCCGTGCATCGAGCGCAACGCGATGGGCGCAATCAAGGCGCTGAACGCGTCGCGCATGGCGCTCAAGGGTAACGGCCAGCACTACGTGTCGCTCGATTCGGTCATCAAGACGATGCGCGAGACGGGCGCCGACATGAAGACGAAATACAAGGAAACGTCGCGCGGCGGTCTGGCCGTGAACGTCATCGAATGCTAAACGAAGGATCACTCACATGAGCCGCTACTCGATATTCAGCCTGTTCCGCAACGGCCTCTCGTATCACGAGAACTGGGAAAAGCAGTGGAAGAGCCCGGAACCGAAGAAGGAATACGACGTCGTGATCGTCGGCGGCGGCGGCCACGGCCTCGCGACCGCGTATTACCTCGCGAAGGAGCACGGGATCACGAACGTCGCGATCCTCGAGAAGGGCTGGATCGGCGGCGGCAACACCGCGCGCAACACGACGATCGTCCGCTCGAATTATCTGTGGGACGAATCGGCCGCGCTGTACGAGAAGGCGATGAAGCTGTGGGAAGGGCTATCGCAGGACCTGAACTACAACGTGATGTTCAGCCAGCGCGGCGTGATGAACCTGGCCCACACGCTGCAGGACGTGCGTGACACCGAGCGCCGCGTGAACGCGAACCGGCTGAACGGCGTCGACGCCGAATTCCTGACGCCCGCGCAGATCAAGGAAATCGAGCCGACCATCAACCTGAACAGCCGCTACCCGGTGCTCGGCGCGTCGATCCAGCGCCGCGCGGGCGTGGCGCGCCACGACGCGGTGGCCTGGGGCTTCGCGCGCGGCGCGGATCGCGCGGGTGTCGACATCATCCAGAACTGCCAGGTGACGGGCATTCGCCGCGAAGGCGGCGCGGTGGTCGGCGTCGATACGGTGAAGGGCTTCATCAAGGCGAAGAAGGTTGCGGTGGTCGCGGCCGGCAACACGACGACGCTCGCCGACATGGCCGGCGTGCGCCTGCCGATCGAGAGCCACCCGCTGCAGGCGCTGGTGTCCGAGCCGATCAAGCCGGTCGTCAACTCGGTGATCATGTCGAACGCGGTGCACGCGTACATCAGCCAGTCCGACAAGGGCGACCTCGTGATCGGCGCCGGCATCGACCAGTACACGGGCTTCGGCCAGCGCGGCAGCTTCCACATCATCGAAAGCACGCTGCAGGCGATCGTCGAGATGTTCCCGGTGTTCTCGCGCGTGCGGATGAACCGCCAGTGGGGCGGCATCGTCGACGTGTCGCCGGACGCGTGCCCGATCATCACCAAGACCGACGTGAAGGGCCTCTATTTCAACTGCGGCTGGGGTACCGGCGGCTTCAAGGCGACGCCCGGCTCGGGCTGGGTGTTCGCGCACACGATCGCCCGCGACGAACCGCACCCGCTGAACGCGCCGTTCGCGCTCGACCGTTTCTACACGGGCCACCTGATCGACGAGCACGGCGCTGCCGCCGTCGCGCACTGACCGCTACCGCACAGACACAGGAGAAAGAAACATGTTGCTGATCGAATGTCCGTGGTGCGGGCCGCGCGCCGAATCCGAGTTCTCGTGCGGCGGTGAAGCCGACATCGTGCGCCCCGTGAACAACGAGAACATGACCGACCGCGAATGGGGCGAGTACGTGTTCATGCGCGAGAACAAGCGCGGGTTGCACAAGGAGCAGTGGCTGCACGCACAGGGCTGCCGCCGCTGGTTCAAGGCCACGCGCGACACGGTGACCTACGATATCAAGGGCTACGAAAAGTTCGGTGGCGAAGCTGCCGGAAACGCACACGAAGAGGGCACCAGCAAATGAGCCAGAAAGACCGCCTCGGCACCGGTGGCCGCATCAATCGCGCGATTCCGTTGACCTTCACGTTCAACGGCCGCACGTATCAGGGCTTCCAGGGCGACACGCTCGCGTCCGCGCTGCTCGCGAACGGCGTGCACTTCGTCGCGCGCAGCTTCAAGTACCACCGCCCGCGCGGGATCGTGACGGCCGACGTCGCGGAACCGAACGCCGTCGTGCAGCTCGAATCGGGCCCGTACACGGTGCCGAACGCACGCGCGACCGAGATCGAGCTGTACCAGGGGCTCGTCGCAACGAGCGTGAACGCGGAGCCGTCGCTCGAGAACGACAAGTACGCGATCAACCAGAAGCTGTCGCGCTTCCTGCCGGCCGGCTTCTATTACAAGACCTTCATGTGGCCGCGCAACATGTGGCCGAAGTACGAAGAGAAGATCCGTGAAGCCGCCGGCCTCGGCAAGGCGCCGGAAGCGCTCGACGCCGATCGCTACGACAAGTGCTACGCGCACTGCGACGTGCTCGTGGTCGGCGGTGGCCCGTCGGGTCTCGCGGCCGCGCATGCGGCGGCCACGGCCGGCGCGCGCGTGATCCTCGTCGACGACCAGCGCGAGCTCGGCGGCAGCCTGCTGTCGTGCCGCGCCGAGATCGACGCGAAGCCCGCGCTGCAGTGGGTCGAGAAGATCGAGGCCGAGCTGCGCAAGCTGCCCGACGTGACGATCCTGTCGCGCAGCACCGCGTTCGGCTACCAGGACCACAACCTCGTGACGGTCACGCAGCGTTTGACCGATCACCTGCCGGTGTCGATGCGCAAGGGCACGCGTGAGCTGCTGTGGAAGGTCCGCGCGAAGCGCGTGATCCTCGCGACCGGCGCGCACGAGCGTCCGATCGTGTTCGGCAACAACGACCTGCCGGGCGTGATGCTCGCAGGCGCCGTGTCCACCTACGTGCACCGCTTCGGCGTGCTGCCGGGCCGCAACGCGGTCTTGTTCACGAACAACGATCGCGCGTACCAGACCGCGCTCGACCTGAAGGCGTGCGGCGCGAAGGTGACGGTCGTCGATTCGCGCGCGTCGTCGAACGGTGCGCTGCCGGCCGCCGCGAAGCGGCAGGGCGTGACGGTGATGAGCGGCGCGGTCGTGACGGGTGCATCGGGCAAGTGGCGTGTATCGTCGGTCGACGTCGCGTCCTACTCGAACGGCCAGACCGGCGGCAAGCTGCAGACGCTGCCGTGTGACCTCGTCGCGATGTCGGGTGGCTTCAGCCCGGTGCTGCACCTGTTCGCGCAGTCGGGCGGCAAGGCCTGCTGGAACGACGAGAAGGCCTGCTTCCTGCCGGGCAAGCCCGTGCAGGCGGAAGCGAGCATCGGCGCAGCAGCCGGCGAATTCGGCCTGGCGCGCGCGCTGCGGCTCGCGGTCGATGCAGGCGTGGAAGCCGCGAAGGCAGCGGGTTTCACCGCTGCGCAGCGCGCGGTCGCGCCGCAGGTCGCGGAAACCGTCGAAGGCGCACTGCAGCCGCTGTGGCTGGTCGGCAGCCGCGAAGCCGCGGCACGCGGGCCGAAGCAGTTCGTCGACTTCCAGAACGACGTGTCGGCCGCGGACATCCTGCTGGCCGCCCGCGAAGGCTTCGAGTCGGTCGAGCACGTGAAGCGCTACACGGCGATGGGCTTCGGCACCGATCAGGGCAAGCTCGGCAACATCAACGGGATGGCGATCCTCGCGGGGGCGCTCGGCAAGACGATTCCGGAAACGGGCACGACGACGTTCCGCCCGAACTACACGCCGGTGTCGTTCGGCACGTTCGCGGGCCGCGAGCTCGGCGATTTCCTCGACCCGATCCGCAAGACCTGCGTGCACGAATGGCACGTCGAGCACGGTGCGCTGTTCGAGGACGTCGGCAACTGGAAGCGGCCGTGGTATTTCCCGAAGAACGGCGAGGATCTCCATGCGGCCGTGAAGCGCGAATGCCTCGCGGTGCGCAACAGCGTCGGCATCCTCGACGCGTCGACGCTCGGCAAGATCGACATCCAGGGTCCGGACGCGGTGAAGCTGCTGAACTGGATGTACACGAACCCGTGGAACAAGCTCGAAGTGGGCAAGTGCCGCTACGGGCTGATGCTCGACGAGAACGGGATGGTGTTCGACGACGGCGTGACGGTGCGCCTCGCCGACCAGCATTTCATGATGACGACCACGACGGGCGGCGCGGCGCGCGTGCTCACGTGGCTCGAGCGCTGGCTGCAGACCGAATGGCCCGACATGAAGGTGCGGCTGTCGTCGGTCACCGATCACTGGGCGACGTTCGCGGTGGTCGGCCCGAAGAGCCGCAAGGTCGTGCAGAAGGTGTGCCAGGACATCGACTTCGGCAACGAGGCGTTCCCGTTCATGAGCTACCGGAACGGCACAGTCGCGGGCGCGAAGGCGCGCGTGATGCGGATCAGCTTCTCGGGCGAGCTCGCCTATGAAGTGAACGTGCCGGCGAATGCGGGCCGCGCGGTGTGGGAAGCGCTGATGGCGGCCGGTGCCGAGTTCGACATCACGCCGTACGGCACCGAGACGATGCACGTGCTGCGCGCGGAGAAGGGCTACATCATCGTCGGCCAGGATACCGACGGCTCGATCACGCCGTACGACCTCGGGATGGGCGGCGTCGTCGCGAAGTCGAAGGACTTCCTCGGCAAGCGCTCGCTGTCGCGTTCGGACACTGCGAAGGAAGGCCGCAAGCAGTTCGTCGGCCTGCTGACCGAGGACGAACAGTTCGTGCTGCCGGAAGGCGCGCAGATCATCGCGAAGGACACGCAGGTGTCGGCGGTCGATCCGACGCCGATGCTCGGCCACGTGACGTCGAGCTACTACAGCCCGATCCTGAAGCGCTCGATCGCGCTCGCGGTGGTGAAGGGCGGCCTGAACAAGATGGGCGAGAGCGTCGTGATTCCGCTGGCCAACGGCCGCCGCATCACCGCGACGATCTCGAGCCCGGTTTTCTACGATACCGAAGGGGTGCGCCAGCATGTGGAATGAAACCAGAAACCAGACGCAGGTGGCGGGCGCGGGCGGCGTGACGCTTGAATCGCCGTTCGTCGGCGCGGCCGACGTGCTGAAGCCGCACCAGGCGCGCGCCTCGAAGAAGTTCACGCTGCGCGAGCGGCCGTTCCTCGATCTCGTCAACGTGCGCGGCGAATTGAGCGATCCGGCGTTCGTGAGCGCGTTCGAGCGCGTGGTCGGCTGCCGGCCGCCGGCGGCGCCGAACACGGTCGCGCGCGGCGCCGAGTACGACGTGCTGTGGCTCGGCCCCGACGAGTGGCTCGTGCGCTCGAACGGGCCCGTGCCGGCCGGCGTGCTCGAAGCGAAGCTCGCGGAAGCCGTGCAGGGCACGTATTCGGCGGCCGTCGACGTCGGCAGCGGCTATACGGTCGTCGAGATCAGCGGCGAACGCGTGCGCGACGTGCTCGCGCGCGGCTGTCCGCTCGATCTCCATCCGCGTGCGTTCAAGCCGGGCCAGTGCGCGCAGTCGCATTACTTCAAGTCGTCGATCGTGCTGATCCCGACCGGTGACGATGCGTTCGAGATCGTCGTGCGCCGCAGCTTCGCCGACTACTTCGTGCGCATCATGCTCGACGCGGCCGCGCCGCTCGCATCATGAAGCCGTTCGACGAACCGTTCGTGGCGATCGACGCGCCGCGCCTGCGCGGGCGCGGCTGGAGCGTGTTCGTCGACGAACTGAAGGTGCCCGCGCGGATCGGCATTCATGCGCACGAGCATGAAGCGCCGCAGCCGATCGTGATCGATGCACGGCTTGGTTACCGGTGCGAGCCGAGCGAGCAGGGCGAGTGGATCGATTACGACGGCTATTGCGCGCGCCTTGCCGCGTTTCTGTCGCACAAGCCGCATACGCGGCTGCTCGAGACGCTCGTCGCCGATATCGCGGTGCTGTCGTTCCGTGAGTGGCCGGCGCTGGAGTCGCTGACGCTGTCGGTGTACAAGCCGAAGATCCGGCCCGGCACGAAGCGGGTCGGCGTGTCGCTCGACTGGACGCGCGGGGATTATTTGCGGTGGACGGGGGCGGCGGGGCAGTTTTGAGGCGTGATGACACGGCAAGCCGGTGCATCTGGCTTGCCGTGCGTTTCTCTTTGTTCCTGAAATATGAGAACAATGGGTGTGCGGTGAATGTAGTCGGCATTGTTCCTGAAATATCGGAACAATGAGACGTTCACTCGCCGTCACGTATAACGCGAGCGCTCTTGGGCGACCCGCTTCGGCCCCGCTCCAGCAGCTTGCGCTGGCCTTGCAGGCCAGTGTTCGCGGTGCCGTCCTTTACGAGCCATGCCAGCGGCAATGCCATCGCGGGTTCGGCCGTGCTTTGCGTGCGCGCGTCGATCGTCGCGGCAGCCGTCAACGGCGATCTTTTCAAGATTGTGTTGTGCCGCCCCGGCACGACCTGTTCCAATCACCGTCAAACTTCCTCTGACCGCAGTGCGATGTTTCCCACGTACTATTCGCTATTGGGAAATATTCACGAAATCCATCGGGATGGCGATAATGAAACGCGCTGTGATTTTCGTTGTTGCCGCTTTGGCGCCGCTCATCGCACATGCCGGGTGCAGTGATAACCTTCAGAACTGGTCGGCGCGACTCCATCCCGACCATACACTGGATGCTACGCACGCGGTTTGCAAGGTCTGGCCTGCGAACGCGGCGCTGACGATCGGGGCGTTACCGCTGATGCAGAAAGGCAGCGCCGACGGGCCGAACGTCGTCGACATGGAAGTAGTGGTTGCCGATACGGCTACGGGTGCGATTATCGCGCATCGGTTTCAGCGATCGGCGATTCGCTATGCCGAGGATCACTATTTTGAGGGCATCGACCTCGACACGGCGCGCTATCAGCTGACCTCCACTCAACGTGCCTTCGGCGTGCGCCTGAAGTCGTCTGGCGGCCCGCCCGCGGATATGTCGGGCATCGCTACGCTGAGTCTCTATTTGATCGATGGGCAGCATTTGCGCACGGTGTTGGACCGCCTGATCGTGAGCGATTGGACGGGCGACCGCGATGGTCCTTGTACCAGCATTTCAGAAACGTCACGCACACTCGCACTCGGCCCGCCAGACACGCAAGGCTATGCCGTTTTGCGGGTCAGCGAAAAGTACGTCGAGCGCGTGAACCGGCTCGAGGTCGATAAATGCTCGGGTCACACGTCACCCGCTCAACGCCGCAACATTACACTCGACTATCGCGATGGCACATACCGGATACCGGATGCCATGCGAAATGCCGATTGATCAGTTGCCTCCGCTTCACCATTCTCCTGCCCCGTTCAAAGTGATAGGTGGGGAGCAATGAAACGTTTGGTTTTTGACGGATATCGAGCGGACCACCTACGATAGCTGCGAGACGTTTCAGGCGTATCGCAGCTATCGCTCCGTGCGACAGCATCAAGCCGCAGCCGCCCCATCCAGCGCCGGATAGTCGACATACCCGCGCGCATCGCCGCCGAAGAACGTCTCGCGCCGCGCGTCGTTCATCGGCGCGCCGGTCTTCACCCGCGTCACGAAATCCGGATTCGCCAGCACCATCTGCCCGTACGCTTCGAGATCGGCCAGCCCCGACGTCACGTCGGTGCCGATCGCGTCGCGCGTGCGGCCCGGACGGTTCAGGATCAGCGTGCCGTTCCAGCG
Coding sequences within:
- the ltnD gene encoding L-threonate dehydrogenase, whose product is MSRNVGVIGLGAMGLGVARSLLRAGLRVHACDVRDTVLQAFAAEGGIACATPAELGAQCDVVVTLVVNAAQTETVLFGEHGAVAAMKPGGVVIASATVAPEFAVSLGARIEAAGLQMLDAPVSGGAARAASGEMTMMTSGPAAAYAGCEDVLAAIAGKVYRLGDAHGIGSKVKIINQLLAGVHIAAAAEAMALGLREGVDADALYDVITHSAGNSWMFENRVPHILNGDYTPLSAVDIFVKDLGLVLDTARRSKFPLPLSATAHQMFMSASSAGHGGEDDSAVIKTFPGITLPPAR
- a CDS encoding FadR/GntR family transcriptional regulator — translated: MFEKIPARAMSDHVAQQLLKQIEVGSFSATGKLPTEAVLAQEFGVSRTVIREAISRLKNEGVVEPRQGSGVYVNQHGAIRPLRIDYAEAVEATSLPHLLAVRRAIEAEVAAEAALNHTDEDMADIDDALRKIDDAVAEGRDGVAEDVAFHRTIAAVTGNPYFLKTLQFLNQYLEAGVKVTRRNEATREDFSRQVREEHAAIADAIRARDPMAARNAARTHMYNAARRLAEAGIC
- a CDS encoding GlxA family transcriptional regulator → MTTDVPASPLAEPTPRRIRFGIVLLPNFTLTAFSGFVDMLRLSADDGDYSKPVRCAWSVIGETLAPVRASCGIQITPWETFDAAEPFDYVVVVGGLLHSGPQAGPETLDFIRRAAAGGATVVGICTGVFTLMRAGVLDGYRTCVSWFHYWDFIERFPAADPDLLIADRLFVIDRRRITCSGGRASIDVAAAILLRHFDHATVQKALRILLVGEMQKGNAPQPHPPGLEPATHPKVKRAILLMEQHVGRALSLDELASKLDLSTRQLERLFKAETGKSPQAFAKQVRLRTAAWLLTSSDRTVADIASSCGFADASHLGREFRKQFGVPPATYRERGGEVVEAGAVIAADPIEDIAD
- a CDS encoding L-serine ammonia-lyase, whose translation is MNVSVFDLFKIGIGPSSSHTVGPMIAACRFASHVEDANLLGFVRRVRVELYGSLGATGKGHGTDKAVLLGLEGHLPDTIDPDLIEPRLAAIRAEKSLSLLGKQTVRFEEKEHIGFYRKLMSGTSIVHPNGMRFQAFDEHGQLLVEKEYYSVGGGFVVNRDGDRVNGVRAAVEVPYPFRTGDDLMRQCREHGLSIAELMMRNECALRPADEVRAGLLAIWRTMAACVERGCKVEGDLPGPMRVKRRAAELNNRLRARSEESLRDPLSMLDWVNLYAMAVNEENAAGGRVVTAPTNGAAGVIPAVLHYYVKFVPGSNEAGIVEFLMTAAAIGIIYKETASISGAEVGCQGEVGVACSMAAAALAAVMGGTPDQVENAAEIGMEHNLGMTCDPVGGLVQIPCIERNAMGAIKALNASRMALKGNGQHYVSLDSVIKTMRETGADMKTKYKETSRGGLAVNVIEC
- a CDS encoding sarcosine oxidase subunit beta family protein yields the protein MSRYSIFSLFRNGLSYHENWEKQWKSPEPKKEYDVVIVGGGGHGLATAYYLAKEHGITNVAILEKGWIGGGNTARNTTIVRSNYLWDESAALYEKAMKLWEGLSQDLNYNVMFSQRGVMNLAHTLQDVRDTERRVNANRLNGVDAEFLTPAQIKEIEPTINLNSRYPVLGASIQRRAGVARHDAVAWGFARGADRAGVDIIQNCQVTGIRREGGAVVGVDTVKGFIKAKKVAVVAAGNTTTLADMAGVRLPIESHPLQALVSEPIKPVVNSVIMSNAVHAYISQSDKGDLVIGAGIDQYTGFGQRGSFHIIESTLQAIVEMFPVFSRVRMNRQWGGIVDVSPDACPIITKTDVKGLYFNCGWGTGGFKATPGSGWVFAHTIARDEPHPLNAPFALDRFYTGHLIDEHGAAAVAH
- a CDS encoding sarcosine oxidase subunit delta; protein product: MLLIECPWCGPRAESEFSCGGEADIVRPVNNENMTDREWGEYVFMRENKRGLHKEQWLHAQGCRRWFKATRDTVTYDIKGYEKFGGEAAGNAHEEGTSK
- a CDS encoding sarcosine oxidase subunit alpha family protein, which translates into the protein MSQKDRLGTGGRINRAIPLTFTFNGRTYQGFQGDTLASALLANGVHFVARSFKYHRPRGIVTADVAEPNAVVQLESGPYTVPNARATEIELYQGLVATSVNAEPSLENDKYAINQKLSRFLPAGFYYKTFMWPRNMWPKYEEKIREAAGLGKAPEALDADRYDKCYAHCDVLVVGGGPSGLAAAHAAATAGARVILVDDQRELGGSLLSCRAEIDAKPALQWVEKIEAELRKLPDVTILSRSTAFGYQDHNLVTVTQRLTDHLPVSMRKGTRELLWKVRAKRVILATGAHERPIVFGNNDLPGVMLAGAVSTYVHRFGVLPGRNAVLFTNNDRAYQTALDLKACGAKVTVVDSRASSNGALPAAAKRQGVTVMSGAVVTGASGKWRVSSVDVASYSNGQTGGKLQTLPCDLVAMSGGFSPVLHLFAQSGGKACWNDEKACFLPGKPVQAEASIGAAAGEFGLARALRLAVDAGVEAAKAAGFTAAQRAVAPQVAETVEGALQPLWLVGSREAAARGPKQFVDFQNDVSAADILLAAREGFESVEHVKRYTAMGFGTDQGKLGNINGMAILAGALGKTIPETGTTTFRPNYTPVSFGTFAGRELGDFLDPIRKTCVHEWHVEHGALFEDVGNWKRPWYFPKNGEDLHAAVKRECLAVRNSVGILDASTLGKIDIQGPDAVKLLNWMYTNPWNKLEVGKCRYGLMLDENGMVFDDGVTVRLADQHFMMTTTTGGAARVLTWLERWLQTEWPDMKVRLSSVTDHWATFAVVGPKSRKVVQKVCQDIDFGNEAFPFMSYRNGTVAGAKARVMRISFSGELAYEVNVPANAGRAVWEALMAAGAEFDITPYGTETMHVLRAEKGYIIVGQDTDGSITPYDLGMGGVVAKSKDFLGKRSLSRSDTAKEGRKQFVGLLTEDEQFVLPEGAQIIAKDTQVSAVDPTPMLGHVTSSYYSPILKRSIALAVVKGGLNKMGESVVIPLANGRRITATISSPVFYDTEGVRQHVE
- a CDS encoding sarcosine oxidase subunit gamma, which translates into the protein MWNETRNQTQVAGAGGVTLESPFVGAADVLKPHQARASKKFTLRERPFLDLVNVRGELSDPAFVSAFERVVGCRPPAAPNTVARGAEYDVLWLGPDEWLVRSNGPVPAGVLEAKLAEAVQGTYSAAVDVGSGYTVVEISGERVRDVLARGCPLDLHPRAFKPGQCAQSHYFKSSIVLIPTGDDAFEIVVRRSFADYFVRIMLDAAAPLAS